The following nucleotide sequence is from Trichormus variabilis 0441.
AGACTAGGATCTAATAGCTTGATTAACCGGACAGCAGCATTTCCGAGTAAAACTTGTAGTGTTCCATCGTCTGCTCTTGATAGCAAGTTATCAAATTGCAATTATACCCCCATCTATTTTCATATTTTGCTTTTGGCAACAGTTTTAAACTAAAATCATATATAAGATAATCTTAGTATGGCTCTTCATTTGGCGATTTTGTTAATATAAGACGCTGGATAATTTTACTATGGTTAGCAAATTCACCTAAGCTAGCTTTAATATTATCTTCACATTTATCACGTATATCTTTACCTGTTTGTATTTCCTTTTCCTTAACAATTTCTTCGATTTCGTTCTCGCTTCTTCCTTGACCACGACATTCAGCTTTGATTAGATCAATTTCGCGTTTGAAATCTGATGAGTTCAACCCTGCTTGGATAGCTTTTAAAATATATTCTTCCCGTAGTTTAAGCACACTCTCAATTAAACTTGGCAATTTATATTTATAAGCATCAGCAATTGTTGAATCAGCAGATCGATTTAATCCATCATATATTGCTCTGTAAGCATATTTTGAATGAACAATTTCTAAAATAACATAACGAAAAAATACCCACTGTCTCTCATTTAGCTCTTTAACACCACTAAACATTAACAGTTTTCTTAAACCCAAATCACTTGTATCAAATACTTTAATTCTCGGTTCTTTAACTAGACCATTCAGAGTATAATGCTCTACATCTGAATTAGATGAGAAAAATATATTCAGGGCATCTATATAGAGGTTTGAAATAAATTCAATATGCTTAATACGATTATCGTATGAAGTATTTGGCTCTAAAATTAGCTCAACAACTGAATGAATTGTCATTAAGTAACCAAGCTGAAAAGCTTGTGTAGATATCGTATCAAAAATAGACTTAGAGCGTATTAGTAATTCTTTGATGTCTTCATCATTACCTTCTGTTGAGAAGAACCTTTTATAATCAATATTGAACAACTGTGCTGCTCTAAGTTTTTTAATTTCGTCTTCCCGTTTATCAAGCGCTTTCACTACAGCATTCGCATCATTCAGCTGATTAGTAATATAATCTCCAACTGATTTTCCTTCATCGGTGAGGTCTTTATGTCTATCAAGCAGGCGTTGACGATGCTCTTCAAATACATTTCTGACTCCACTACCTTCAAACATCAAACTATAACATTTACTTTGGATTAAATCAGCACGCGCATCTGAGTCAAGCAAGCGAGTACGCAATGCTCTCATTTCTGCATTTTGGACAGTAAATGGTTTAAATCCATCAAATAATTTGATCAAAGCTATATCAGAAATTGTTGCCAATAAATCAACTGCTAGTTCGACCTCGCTAGGAGGATAATATTTGGCAGAGGTACGAGAAAGCGATTGCCACTTTTCTAGAAGCGTACCTCTTAAAATTTCTACAGGACGAGCAGTGTTTTTTATACTTCTACCATCAGTAATATTAGATGGCTCATCAAAGTTAAAAGCGTCTGGATTTCCGAATGCAACTGCTGCGTGCATTTTATATAAAGCAACAGCAGAAGAATATTGTAATTGACCTGATACAACTTGCTTACCTAAATCAGATTCAGAATCACCAAACGCAAAAGAATAAATACGTGCTATTGAAGAGCTTTCTTCACCTCTTCCTTTTAATTTTGATAAGGTTGTCCGCATCATTCGAGCAGCAAAGTCTTCGTCATCTAATAGCAATTCTCGTGATTGACTAACTCGTTTTGCAGTTTTATTTACAACTAAAAATATTTCACGACATACTCTTTTTAAATCTATTCCTTTTTGTATATATTCTTGATTTGCTTCATGTAAATCGGGCAGAAAAATAATACATACAGGTAATTCTATATGTTTAATTTGTTCTGCATTTAATGAAATGTGGTTATAAAAAGAAGCATAGCGATCAGCACCCCAACTTTTATTGATTTGACGATGTAAAGCTAAAATAGCCATCGCACGATGCTGCCCATCTGCAATGACAAATGCAGTTCTTTGGCGGTTATACTTAATTTCACCAATTGGAGTAACTATTTCTTCCAACTTTATTTTATTAAAGTCAAATAAATCTCCGAAGGTAATAGCTTCTTCAGTTAAAGTCCTTGGTTCTGGATAGTATGGCTGAATACCTGTATAGTTGCTATTTTTAGGAACAAGAACTGCAAGTATAGGTGGAAAAAATCTCGCTGATGCTTCTTTCTCTCCTAGCAAATAGGGAATAAGGTCATGAGCAACACGAGAATCATCAAGGTCACGTTGCAATAATTCATCGAACGTTAGCTCTTCTATATCAAATACTTCACGCCAAGGTACCATTTGAGAAGCAAGCTCATTTTCCCAGGTTCCCTCAGAACCCGGTTTCATTTTTGTTAATAGAAACTGAGCGCGTACACGATCTCCGTCCGAGCCAACTGTAAATTCACCATAAGTACCATATACTGGACTTTTCTGTACACCAAACATTTTTAACGCCTCCCACAAATTGGATCTGCCACTAACTGTAAAAGTCTTTCTAATGCTTGCCTTGCTACTGTATCTTGGTTCGGTTCATCACTATCAGGGCCAATGTTCTGAGGAAGTGTAGTAGTAGGAAAAATGTTGACAACCAAATCTCGTGCAGCTATTTGTCTTACCCTAGCTTCAAGTGCAAATGTGTGAGATAGGCTCAAACGCTGCATAACAGAGTCCACCGTAGCTTGGGGATAAGCTGTTAAATGTCTACTTACTGGGTGGTTGTCATCCCACATTTCTGTTAAAGATAAATAATGTTGACGATACACCCTCTTATGTAGGTTTTTTGCTATGCCAATATAAATTGGTCGAGTAAAAATTTGTACTGCATTTGATTTAAAAAAATCTAAAAAAAATTTATTAGAGTTAGCGATCGCCTCATCTAAAACCTTTGACGCTGTTTGCTGCTGAACCCCACAGACTAGATTTAGAGGTGATGTTGATATCAATCGAACACCATAACGCATCTATATACTTGTCGAAATCTCAATTTTTGTTCCTAAGAAAGACGATAGGGTTTTACTTATAGCCTGTTCATCGACTACGCCAGGTTTATAGTACCAAGCGTATAAACCTTGCTGATGTGGGATGCGTGCTATTTGAGAACCTTGATATTGCGTTTGAGTAGTTATATCCATAAATTGGTTAATTAGCTACTCTATTGTACCCAGTAATAATCCTGTTGTTTACAGGTGACAAGCAAAACAAGGTTGTTCATCATCTTCACTGTCGAGAACTTCTTCTAACGCTTCAGCAAGAGTTTTATTTGGTGTCTTTTTTTTCTCCTTAGCTATTGCTTTTTCATGCTCGGCAATAATTTCATGTTTCCGAGAAAGCAGTTCTAACAGCGATTCTCCTTCAGACCATGTAAAACGCCTGCCATCACTGTGTTGTCTTTCATACTTAACAGCCTCAGCAAATAACTCAGGATGTTCCTGAGCCAGCATTACCCATTCATACTTACGTTGAAAGAAACAAAAGAAACAGCCTGAGCGGCTACGCCATTGGTAATATTTTGGCAGTCCAATTCCGCTTTCTTCAAGTATGCGGATGATATCAGCCTTAACTAAGCCATGTTCTTTAAAAGGGAAAACAGGTTTAATATTAGGTTTCCTGGAAATATACCCCTCTCTATTTTCGTCAGCACGAATCCCAATGTAACTAATAGCCTCATCATTCCCCACAAACTCCTCTAAAGGTTTAATTTTCATCTTGACAGTACACCAGCGCATTTGAGGTGAAGGCAGCAAACCATCATGAATTGCTAGCCAGTGGTCGAAGCCCCGTTTTTCACTAAGATAATGAATTTTAATACCAAGACGTGCTTTAATACGCTCAAGATATTCATAGGTTTCTGGTAACTCTTTGTGAGTGTCGCAGAAAAAATATTCCATTTTAATTTCTGGGTATTTCTGGCGCATTAGTACCGCTAATGCAGTACTATCTTTACCGCCAGACAAACCTAATATGTGCCTAACTGGTTTTTTGTTCATGTTCTCGCTCTTTACGTTTAGCTCTAACTTGAGAATTGTTATCATTAAATGATACACTTAGCACACGCTCTGTCAACTTAGCAACAACAGCTTGGTGTAATTGCGGGTTATCATATTTTTTCAAGATTGCCAAAATTTCTTCAAATACACTATCAATTTGAAGTTGATTTTCATTATCAAACCAGACTAATGAATGAGTTTCTTGTCCGTCTGGACGTGTAACAGTTATTTTACGTGCTTCAAAGCCTTCCGAAGTTCGAGTTTGAGAATCTTTTTGCAAAGCTTCAAGATTTTTGAACCGTCGAGCAAGATCGGAAAGCTTTAGTTCAAAATTTGTGGCATCTTCATCTGTCCAAGATTCAGCAGGCTTGTCAGCAACGATCATTAATAATGCTTCTAACCACTCTGTGTCGGTAGCATTTTCATCTACTGCTGCTTGTACAAAGCTTCTAACTCGACGTTCTAACACTTGGCCACTCAAATAACTAGCCCTAACCCTCAAATCTTCTCGTAATTTTTCTTCACCACTACGTACTGAAAAAGCAGCATACAGAAGGGATTGGCACTCACTAAGCAGACGGTCATAAGCTGTTTGAATTTCGTGCAGTGATGCAACAAGCTTTTTTCGCAGAGTTTTTGCTACCGTACCATCATCCTCTTCACCAGCTACAATCGGATTAAGCCCACACGCTAAAGGTAATGAAGTAAATAAAAGTTCGTCTGGTTCTTGTGCTTTCTGTAAGTTTTGCAAAACTGCCAATGCTTCATTACTTAAACGTTTTGTTTTAATAGTGTATGATGGCAGCTTTTTAACAAATTGAAATAAAGGCTTTACAACCACTAGTAAAGTTGAGTTTCGTACGCCTCTTGCTTTAGTAATATTCTGCTGACGTAAAATTAACTCAAGCTCTCTAAAGACTTGCGATCGCAGTCCCATGACTTCAAAGTATTTAACACCAAACCGGGATGGTTCTTTTAGCAATAACTCGAAATGCTCAGAACCTAAAACTGGAATAAATGTACCATCTTTATAAACGCCCACATCTTCAACGTGATACAGCAAAACTGCTGCTATCAGTACTGGAATAACCCCACGCTTTACACCATATGGAGGAGCTTCCAAAATTTTGTAGAGCTTATCTAAATTTTGTATTTTGTCTTTAGCCTGCAAACAAAAATCATTTATTGCGTGCCAAATTGTAGATATACCAGATTTATCATAAGGTGAATAAAGTCCCCAGTCTCCATTCTCTTGACGATGAATACCCGTTTCACTAAGTACAGAATAATACATAGCAACTTCAGGCCCAAACCCTTCTAAGCAAAGCCTTTCACGATCTTGCTTTTCTAACATTGCTTCGATTAGTTCTCTCCGAGCTTTAGCACCTTGAGAAGTCAACTCACGTCTATTTATCAATTCATTCCTAAGTTTTAAACCTAGATGATAAATTTCATCGCATATATCTGATAATTTGGCATTGAAATCCGTAATGTAATTGACTTTTTCTTTCTTACCTCTAAACCAACATATATTATTTGTTGCTACATCGAAAGTTTGAGTAATAGTTTCATCCAATAACTTTTCTGCTTGTGTTAAACGGTATCGTACTTCCTGTCTTGCAACACCATCACTTTGCAACTCAGCAGCAGTAGTTTGAATTTTCTTTAACGCTGCAAATTCTCTAGCTCTAATCCGCAATATGTCTAATCTTGATGGATTAAGTACAATCAATGGCTTACCATCGGCTGTACTTGCTGGGATATGCGTTGGCTCTACTTCATCTACCCAATAAGCTATTAAACCATCACAATCATTACTGGAACAATATAATTTAGTCAAATCTTTCAAGCCGTCTACATAACACCTTTCAAAGTAACGTAAAGTACCTGTTTGATAACTATGACGTTGAGCAACTATAGGTTTAAGAGGACGAATATCAGAGATGAGATTAACTAAAGGAGAACGTTCTCTTTCTAAATAATTTGTTAATTCAATGTCAACATTAAAGTCTGAACCTTGCCAAATTCGTAATTCATCTAATTGACGACGATATGTAATAATCCCCTTTTGAAGAAGATTTTCAATCACTCCTTCCCAATGGTTCTTATTTTTATCTAAGATATTATCACACATTGCCATTGTTACTAAAGTACGAGTTGCTCTCATTGCACCTGTAGTAGTAACAAGATTTAAAATTCCAATAGTTTTTAATACTCGTAAGCTATCAATGTCTTTACCTTTAGCATCATCAATCAAATTTTTGATTTCTATCCAACGTTGAAGATTTGGACGTGAGCCTAATCCAGAACCAACTGCTTCAATGAAGTAATCATAAACTCTATCTAATTTTAAAACTGGTAAACTTATATTATCAATAGGAGTTTCTTTCAAAAAACTCTTAAAAGAATATGGTTCATCACTTGTCAAAAAAGTAAATAGAGAACGATCATTTTGAGCATATCTTGTACATAGCATTGGCATTACTAATGCTGTAATAGGATGCAAAGGATAAGTATCTGCTAAAATCTCATGTGTATAATCATCCTTTATTTCATCTGGTAGATTTTCTATCCATTTTTTCGTTTGTTCAGCAATTATTCCTTGATGATTTATGGCTTTTGATTGGTCAATTGCTTTCCCAATTAACCTCATCATTTGTGTTGGAGAATCTTTGAACGGAATATCCTCAAATCTACCTTGGATCTTTGACCATTCATTACGTTGTATGGAAGCTAGTCTTTCACTATAATCTGCAAATGCTTGGTGTAACAAACCTATTATATAGATTTGATAGTCTTTATCTTTTGGCAGTTCTGCTAACTGTTGTAATAA
It contains:
- a CDS encoding DNA sulfur modification protein DndB — its product is MFGVQKSPVYGTYGEFTVGSDGDRVRAQFLLTKMKPGSEGTWENELASQMVPWREVFDIEELTFDELLQRDLDDSRVAHDLIPYLLGEKEASARFFPPILAVLVPKNSNYTGIQPYYPEPRTLTEEAITFGDLFDFNKIKLEEIVTPIGEIKYNRQRTAFVIADGQHRAMAILALHRQINKSWGADRYASFYNHISLNAEQIKHIELPVCIIFLPDLHEANQEYIQKGIDLKRVCREIFLVVNKTAKRVSQSRELLLDDEDFAARMMRTTLSKLKGRGEESSSIARIYSFAFGDSESDLGKQVVSGQLQYSSAVALYKMHAAVAFGNPDAFNFDEPSNITDGRSIKNTARPVEILRGTLLEKWQSLSRTSAKYYPPSEVELAVDLLATISDIALIKLFDGFKPFTVQNAEMRALRTRLLDSDARADLIQSKCYSLMFEGSGVRNVFEEHRQRLLDRHKDLTDEGKSVGDYITNQLNDANAVVKALDKREDEIKKLRAAQLFNIDYKRFFSTEGNDEDIKELLIRSKSIFDTISTQAFQLGYLMTIHSVVELILEPNTSYDNRIKHIEFISNLYIDALNIFFSSNSDVEHYTLNGLVKEPRIKVFDTSDLGLRKLLMFSGVKELNERQWVFFRYVILEIVHSKYAYRAIYDGLNRSADSTIADAYKYKLPSLIESVLKLREEYILKAIQAGLNSSDFKREIDLIKAECRGQGRSENEIEEIVKEKEIQTGKDIRDKCEDNIKASLGEFANHSKIIQRLILTKSPNEEPY
- a CDS encoding phosphoadenosine phosphosulfate reductase family protein, with the translated sequence MNKKPVRHILGLSGGKDSTALAVLMRQKYPEIKMEYFFCDTHKELPETYEYLERIKARLGIKIHYLSEKRGFDHWLAIHDGLLPSPQMRWCTVKMKIKPLEEFVGNDEAISYIGIRADENREGYISRKPNIKPVFPFKEHGLVKADIIRILEESGIGLPKYYQWRSRSGCFFCFFQRKYEWVMLAQEHPELFAEAVKYERQHSDGRRFTWSEGESLLELLSRKHEIIAEHEKAIAKEKKKTPNKTLAEALEEVLDSEDDEQPCFACHL